The Lycium barbarum isolate Lr01 chromosome 4, ASM1917538v2, whole genome shotgun sequence nucleotide sequence GCGACTAGGAACCTTGTCACCATTTTGTCGGTCTATGTTGACGATATCTTAATCATTGGCACTCATACTCAGAAATCAGAGCTCAACTGTTTCTTGCCTTTGCATTTCAGATTAAATATTTAGCGTAGACTAATTACTCTTGGGCATGGAATTGCTTCATGAATCAGGTGGTGTGGTTGTTACCCAGAGGAAATTTGCACTCAAGCTTCTCTCTGAGCTTGATTGTGAGGATGCTCAATCTATTTCGACTCCCTTGGATCCAACTATGAAGCTCACTTCAGATTTTGGTACTCCTCTAGCTGATCCGACCATTTATCGTCGCCTCATTGGAAAGCTTAATTTTTTAACCAATATGCGACCTGATCTTTCCTTCACTGTTCAGACTTTGAGGCAGTATATGCAATCTCTATGTGAGGGCTATTattaggctgctcttcgtacctTGTGATACCTCAGTCGCGACGCCTAGTCGCCGAGATCACCTGGGTGGTATgtcttcttcatgattttccttatTGCCTTCAGTACCTGTTTTGTTTAACTGGGATactgatgtgattcttcgagttaacaaagaaccaatctaCCAAGGATTTTGATCTGAAGCGATTTGATAGGCAAAATTCAAGAAACGACGTAACTCAGGCTATAGGTCTCAGAGTCAAGTGATTCCAAGATGAGGAGAAAGATGATTTGAACTATGAAAACAACTATTGAATCatttaaaacaagtaaatattgagggcggaacgaattttaatcaagaaatgcgttcttgaatgatcaagaacctataaagttcctaagtcagcACTTGAAATTAATAAacatgataaagaaacaccacacgcaactgaaaacaagctaaagactatcaccaccttacttggaaccaaaaacaaggataaagaagaagaaatagagaAATTAGCTCTATTGCAAATTAGGGTTATACTAAAAAACGTGGATTGTCTTTAAAAAAgcataagaaccctttatattttcctagggtctcttctttgctGACTACAAATCTTTATTCTACTCCAGAAagaaaatagctaaaaacaagaaaagtaaaatccctattctataagaaaaagaaaaaagaaaactagaatcatactagaactaggataaagatcctactaatgataggaaattaaatccttaCTATAATATAAACCAGGAGACAAGAAatctatttagaaaaggattcaagaaacaagaattccCATTCTTGGAAGAAGATAATCTTccaacttgagcttcttggacttttttGCTCTTGAATATTAATCTTGTGCTTATTGGTTTTCTTGGATTTTGTTGATCTTCTTGATCTTACATCATTCTCCCTGGTTGAGAAAGACTCATCCTTGAGTCTAAAGGACTcaccaggctctaagttgcatttttctagctTGTCATAGAGTTTCATCATGTTGTAAGAAATCTTTGCATGTGGCCGAACTAAATACCACTTCCTTAGTAGTATCTTTATACGTCGATTTCTCAACCATATCATTTTAAACTGATCTTCAATGTTTAAGCCACGAcaaaaaattatttccttttgatctttAGGAATCTTGGACATTTCCACGTCTTTGTGGTTTGTACATGAAAAATCTGAGTTAGTGCCATGAAAATCTTTAAACAAATCAAAAATTCATGTACCTTTGGATCAAggttggagatcaaataatgtaTTCTTAAGAACTCCTCGATGATTTTGCTGCACccatatttgacatgattatagtCATTAGGCTGAAGTGGTTACAACACCCCTAAACTTGGCTTAGATTATTACTTTAGTTCCCTAACTATGCCTACTATAAAAAAAAAGCACCCCTAAATTGGCTAAGTGAGGTTAAAAACACCCACGAGCTACCACATGGCATAGCAAGTGGTCTCAGTCTCTTCTATGCGCGTGAGAGTAAAAAACATGCCACATAAGTCAGCCAAAACGACAAAAACcacatttttacattttcttttatttttaatccAACCCAAAAGCTGAAAAGGCTATTTCTTCTTTATGTAAATGCTCCTTCATTAAAACACACCCCAAGTTCAACTAAAAGAAATTCTTGACCTTCTTCTCTAATTACTGAAGTTCTTA carries:
- the LOC132637620 gene encoding uncharacterized mitochondrial protein AtMg00810-like, encoding MELLHESGGVVVTQRKFALKLLSELDCEDAQSISTPLDPTMKLTSDFGTPLADPTIYRRLIGKLNFLTNMRPDLSFTVQTLRQYMQSLLPVLFNWDTDVILRVNKEPIYQGF